In one Desulfoferula mesophila genomic region, the following are encoded:
- the mgtE gene encoding magnesium transporter, whose protein sequence is MTLPEKVLLLREFIADGDRNGLVGEIAEPHPADAAEALGLLEPEEIARFVEMVGTADALQVFEFLPFETQKEALKHLDRPTLAHLMNTMSPDDRADLVEELDDEFQERLLSLLLRHERENVLRLIKYPDDTAGAHMTTDYAILRPDSDVQTALEQVRLQAATKETIYYIYVVDAARRLQGLVSLRDLIVARRHSRVGDIMSKQVISVKADEDIEDVAKLSSRYDFLAVPVLDDSGRMLGIITFDDLYDVITEEATEDMYHLANLDTDEKIDSPLLRSVKLRLPWLLSNLGTCLVPAYVVSLFSGTIQDAVALASLMLIVASLGGNAGNQSLTVVVRAMALGQINMAQNRRVLTKQVAIGMFNGVIAGLVIACIAFFWFGNPWLGLIVWLALVGNLIIAGLFGAMVPIVLRRLKLDPALGSSIFVTTATDVGGYSIFLSLAVLVLPHLTGTLP, encoded by the coding sequence ATGACCCTACCAGAAAAAGTTTTGCTTCTCAGAGAATTCATCGCCGATGGCGACCGTAACGGCTTGGTGGGGGAGATCGCCGAGCCCCACCCGGCGGACGCGGCCGAGGCCCTGGGCCTGTTGGAGCCCGAGGAGATCGCCCGTTTCGTGGAAATGGTGGGCACGGCCGACGCCCTGCAGGTCTTCGAGTTCCTGCCCTTCGAGACCCAGAAAGAGGCCCTGAAGCACCTGGACCGCCCCACCCTGGCCCACCTGATGAACACCATGAGTCCCGACGACCGCGCCGACCTGGTGGAGGAGTTGGACGATGAGTTCCAGGAGCGCCTGCTGTCGCTCCTGCTGCGCCACGAACGTGAAAACGTCCTTAGGCTGATCAAATACCCCGACGACACCGCCGGGGCCCACATGACCACCGACTACGCCATCCTGCGGCCCGACAGCGACGTGCAGACCGCTTTGGAGCAGGTGCGCCTGCAGGCGGCCACCAAGGAGACCATCTACTATATCTACGTGGTGGACGCGGCCCGCCGGCTACAGGGCCTGGTGTCCTTGCGCGACCTCATCGTGGCCCGCCGGCACAGCCGGGTGGGCGACATAATGAGCAAGCAGGTGATCAGCGTCAAGGCCGACGAGGACATCGAGGACGTGGCCAAGCTGTCGAGCCGCTACGATTTCCTGGCCGTGCCTGTGCTGGACGACAGCGGCCGCATGCTGGGGATCATCACCTTCGACGACCTCTACGACGTCATCACCGAAGAGGCCACCGAGGACATGTATCACCTGGCCAACCTGGACACCGACGAGAAGATCGACTCCCCCCTGCTGCGCTCGGTCAAGCTGCGCCTGCCCTGGCTCTTGAGCAACCTGGGCACCTGCCTGGTGCCCGCCTACGTGGTCAGCCTGTTTTCGGGCACCATTCAGGACGCGGTGGCCCTGGCCTCGCTGATGCTCATCGTGGCCTCCCTGGGAGGCAACGCGGGCAACCAGTCGCTCACCGTGGTGGTGCGGGCCATGGCCCTGGGTCAGATCAACATGGCCCAGAACCGCCGGGTGCTTACCAAGCAGGTGGCCATCGGCATGTTCAACGGGGTGATCGCCGGGCTGGTGATCGCCTGCATCGCCTTTTTCTGGTTCGGTAATCCCTGGCTGGGCCTCATCGTGTGGCTGGCCCTGGTGGGCAACCTGATCATCGCCGGTTTGTTCGGGGCCATGGTGCCCATAGTGCTGCGCCGTCTCAAGCTGGACCCGGCCCTGGGCAGCTCCATCTTCGTCACCACCGCCACCGACGTGGGCGGCTACTCCATCTTCCTGAGCCTGGCGGTCCTGGTGCTGCCCCACCTCACGGGCACCCTGCCCTAA
- a CDS encoding branched-chain amino acid ABC transporter permease yields the protein MEELGIQILKSAVSGLLMGLVFALVALGLTVIFGVMDIVNFAHGEFLMVGMYTTLLTSPLLGVDPVLTLPLAGLVGAALGVLCYFGLIRFLLRGPMIAQLFGTFGLMIFLRNLALLFMGSEPRIVHEGWLVGKSFLVGPGVVLESTKLAAAVLSLVSFAVVWWLINRTKVGRALTATSLDAEGARYMGISTEFMNALAWAVGGASVGVAGGLLVNFWPVDPGVGLLFTMIAFATVALGGFGSVRGALVAGILIGFIVNLPPVWDAILRSIDAAGLKGLDIHSFKYTMVYAIYFLIMVLRPQGLFGWKQ from the coding sequence ATGGAAGAACTAGGCATCCAAATCCTCAAATCAGCGGTCTCCGGGCTTTTGATGGGGCTGGTGTTCGCCCTGGTGGCCCTGGGGCTCACGGTGATCTTCGGGGTGATGGACATCGTCAACTTCGCCCATGGCGAGTTTTTGATGGTGGGCATGTACACCACCCTGCTCACCAGCCCCCTGTTGGGAGTGGACCCGGTGTTGACCCTGCCCCTGGCCGGGTTGGTGGGCGCGGCCCTGGGCGTGCTGTGCTACTTCGGGCTGATCCGCTTTTTGTTGCGCGGGCCCATGATCGCCCAGCTCTTCGGCACCTTCGGGCTGATGATCTTTTTGCGCAACCTGGCCCTGTTGTTCATGGGCAGCGAGCCCCGCATCGTGCACGAGGGCTGGCTGGTGGGCAAGAGCTTCCTGGTGGGGCCGGGGGTGGTGCTGGAATCCACCAAGCTGGCCGCGGCGGTGCTCAGCCTGGTCAGCTTCGCGGTGGTGTGGTGGCTCATCAACCGCACCAAGGTGGGCCGGGCCCTGACCGCCACCAGCCTGGACGCCGAAGGCGCCCGCTACATGGGCATTTCCACCGAGTTCATGAACGCCCTGGCCTGGGCCGTGGGCGGGGCCTCGGTGGGGGTGGCCGGGGGGCTGTTGGTCAACTTCTGGCCGGTGGACCCGGGGGTGGGCCTATTGTTCACCATGATCGCCTTCGCCACGGTGGCCCTGGGCGGCTTCGGCAGCGTGCGCGGCGCCCTGGTGGCGGGCATCCTCATCGGCTTCATCGTCAACCTGCCCCCGGTGTGGGACGCCATCCTGCGCTCCATCGACGCGGCGGGTCTCAAGGGGCTGGACATCCACAGCTTCAAGTACACCATGGTGTACGCCATCTATTTCTTGATCATGGTCTTGCGGCCACAGGGGCTCTTCGGATGGAAGCAATAA
- a CDS encoding two-component system sensor histidine kinase NtrB — MPKDQDKTPAPPPTAAGHGLGQQEAMRNVVASMSDGLMVINQDGEIIFTNPALSGILDLLPDEMLGRGWAELFFNESANREFNQIIVDVVTERIYHYNKQVTYKVPHGATKDLIITTALLPSADQKGEVGGVLVMFKDVSELTQLHRRSRELLRQSQRLFQEKLESLDRLARAVAHEIRNPVTTIGGLAARLLSDKPADSRDALYLKRILDGTARLERVVEEVRGYADLPTPVHRKVNLAKWLIDTVAPFRSKARRQGVRLTLSGVVKGRENTEALIDPSLLRQIMQIVITNALEAMPKGGRLKIELSCDKISGVISVIDNGKGMNPADLPYVFDPFFTTKTDAVGMSLAVAKRIAMEHQGDLTVISRPGKGTTFTLTIPQSGGLLDERAPNGSPRLPEMK; from the coding sequence TTGCCCAAAGACCAAGACAAGACGCCCGCCCCGCCTCCCACCGCCGCCGGTCACGGCCTGGGGCAACAGGAGGCCATGCGCAACGTGGTGGCCTCCATGAGCGACGGGCTCATGGTCATCAACCAGGACGGGGAGATCATCTTCACCAACCCCGCCCTGAGCGGCATCCTGGACCTGTTGCCCGACGAGATGCTGGGCCGGGGCTGGGCCGAGCTGTTCTTTAATGAATCGGCCAACCGCGAGTTCAACCAGATCATCGTGGACGTGGTTACCGAGCGCATCTACCACTACAACAAGCAGGTCACCTACAAGGTGCCCCACGGCGCGACCAAGGATCTGATCATCACCACCGCCTTGTTGCCCAGCGCCGACCAGAAGGGCGAGGTGGGCGGGGTGCTGGTCATGTTCAAGGACGTGAGCGAACTGACCCAGCTGCACCGCCGTTCGCGAGAGTTGCTGCGCCAGTCGCAGCGACTGTTCCAGGAAAAGCTGGAGAGCCTGGACCGCCTGGCCCGGGCGGTGGCCCATGAGATACGCAACCCGGTGACCACCATCGGGGGCCTGGCCGCCCGCCTGTTGAGCGACAAGCCCGCAGACAGCCGCGACGCCCTCTATTTAAAGCGTATCTTGGATGGCACCGCCCGCTTGGAGCGGGTGGTGGAGGAGGTGCGGGGCTACGCCGACCTGCCCACTCCGGTGCACCGCAAGGTCAACCTGGCCAAGTGGTTGATCGACACGGTGGCCCCCTTCCGCAGCAAGGCCCGGCGGCAAGGGGTGCGGCTAACCTTGAGCGGGGTGGTCAAGGGCCGCGAAAACACCGAGGCCCTTATCGACCCTTCCCTGCTGCGCCAGATCATGCAAATAGTCATAACCAACGCCCTGGAGGCCATGCCCAAGGGGGGACGGCTCAAGATAGAGCTGTCGTGCGATAAAATCAGCGGAGTTATCTCGGTAATCGACAACGGCAAGGGCATGAACCCGGCGGACCTGCCCTATGTCTTCGATCCCTTTTTCACCACCAAGACCGACGCGGTGGGCATGAGCCTGGCCGTGGCCAAGCGCATCGCCATGGAGCACCAGGGCGACCTCACGGTGATCAGCCGCCCCGGCAAGGGCACCACCTTCACCCTGACCATTCCCCAGAGCGGCGGCTTGCTGGACGAGCGCGCCCCCAACGGCAGCCCCCGCCTACCCGAGATGAAGTAG
- a CDS encoding ABC transporter ATP-binding protein: MALLQVDKVTKRFGGLVANHDVSFEVGQEEVVGLIGPNGAGKTTLFNCIAGFHQITSGRVVFDGRDITALSDFQVARLGLARTFQIFQASGDLKVVENVMVGSFMRTGSRTAARKAALETMEFLGIADAAKAMMTELPVAAQKRVALATALASDPKLILLDEVGAGLNPSEIEGLIELLRRIHGERGVALLLTEHVLEMVMKLSHRVVVLESGEKIAEGDPAAVVKDPEVVRAYLGDHYVKRQQENGDA; the protein is encoded by the coding sequence ATGGCGCTATTGCAGGTAGACAAGGTGACCAAGCGCTTCGGGGGGCTGGTGGCCAACCACGATGTCTCCTTCGAGGTGGGCCAGGAGGAGGTGGTTGGGCTCATCGGGCCCAACGGGGCGGGCAAGACCACCCTGTTCAACTGCATCGCCGGTTTCCACCAGATAACCTCCGGCCGGGTGGTCTTTGACGGCCGGGACATCACCGCCCTGAGCGACTTCCAGGTGGCCCGTCTGGGCCTGGCCCGCACCTTCCAGATTTTCCAGGCCTCGGGCGATCTCAAGGTGGTGGAAAACGTGATGGTGGGCTCGTTCATGCGCACCGGCTCGCGAACCGCGGCGCGCAAGGCGGCCCTAGAGACCATGGAGTTTTTGGGCATCGCCGACGCGGCCAAGGCCATGATGACCGAGCTGCCGGTGGCCGCCCAGAAGCGGGTGGCCCTGGCCACCGCCCTGGCCAGCGACCCCAAGCTGATCCTGTTGGACGAGGTGGGCGCCGGGCTCAACCCTTCGGAAATCGAGGGGCTCATAGAACTGCTCCGGCGCATCCACGGCGAGCGGGGGGTGGCTCTGCTGCTCACCGAGCACGTGCTGGAGATGGTCATGAAGCTTAGCCACCGGGTGGTGGTCTTGGAGAGCGGGGAGAAAATCGCCGAGGGCGACCCCGCCGCGGTGGTCAAGGACCCGGAGGTGGTGCGCGCCTATTTGGGCGATCATTACGTAAAGCGGCAACAGGAGAACGGCGATGCTTGA
- a CDS encoding ABC transporter substrate-binding protein, protein MRKIALIAAAALLAAMLVPAMAWSAPKEIKIGVIYPLTGGAAAAGRELRAGAELAAQIANQSMPNINMDMAKTAGVKSLGGAKITLIFKDHQGNPQLGADLAKKLILDDKVVGILGCYHSSVTKTVSAVCERYGVPMINGSSTSPGLTKRGFKWFWRTTPHDKWFTKDLFEFLVGLSKGKVKGVKAVPRADINTLASACEKTEWGSNVAIEIENFAKEYKFNLASNILYAAKSPDLSSEVQSMIAVKPGAMLFASYTSDALLMIKTLKSMKAKPKVVWGQDAGFDKPEFVALGDDIVGILTRSVFLPSVVKMKPLSGQVNAMYVKMMGHDLGGASARSFTGLQTWVYVLEKAGSTEPKAIQAACNTISIPGDQLVVPWVGIKFSTKGDEIGQNVLGGGLIGQYQKQKDGKIGLEVVYPFDIATAPMVYPFPGY, encoded by the coding sequence ATGCGTAAGATCGCTTTAATCGCCGCCGCAGCCCTGTTGGCGGCCATGTTGGTTCCGGCCATGGCCTGGTCGGCTCCCAAGGAGATCAAGATCGGGGTGATCTATCCCCTCACCGGCGGCGCCGCGGCGGCGGGTCGGGAGCTGAGGGCCGGGGCCGAGCTGGCCGCCCAGATCGCCAACCAATCCATGCCCAATATCAACATGGACATGGCCAAAACCGCGGGCGTCAAATCCCTGGGCGGGGCCAAAATCACCTTGATCTTCAAGGACCACCAGGGCAACCCCCAGCTGGGCGCCGACCTGGCCAAGAAGCTGATCCTGGACGACAAGGTGGTGGGCATCCTGGGTTGCTACCACAGCTCGGTGACCAAGACCGTGTCGGCGGTGTGCGAGCGCTACGGCGTGCCCATGATCAACGGCTCCTCCACCAGCCCCGGCCTGACCAAGCGCGGCTTCAAGTGGTTCTGGCGCACCACCCCCCACGACAAGTGGTTCACCAAGGACCTCTTCGAGTTTTTGGTGGGTCTGAGCAAGGGCAAGGTCAAGGGGGTCAAGGCGGTGCCCCGTGCGGATATCAACACCCTGGCCTCGGCCTGCGAGAAGACCGAGTGGGGCTCCAACGTGGCCATCGAGATCGAGAACTTCGCCAAGGAGTACAAGTTCAACCTGGCCTCCAACATCCTCTATGCGGCCAAGAGCCCGGACCTCTCCTCCGAAGTGCAGAGCATGATCGCCGTCAAGCCGGGGGCCATGCTGTTCGCCTCTTATACCTCCGACGCCCTGCTGATGATCAAGACCCTCAAGTCCATGAAGGCCAAGCCCAAGGTCGTTTGGGGCCAGGACGCCGGTTTTGACAAGCCCGAGTTCGTGGCCCTGGGCGACGACATCGTGGGCATCCTCACCCGCTCGGTGTTTTTGCCCAGCGTGGTCAAGATGAAGCCACTGTCCGGCCAGGTGAACGCAATGTACGTGAAGATGATGGGCCACGACCTTGGCGGGGCCAGCGCCCGCTCCTTCACCGGCCTGCAGACCTGGGTCTATGTCCTGGAAAAGGCGGGCAGCACCGAGCCCAAGGCCATCCAGGCGGCCTGCAACACCATCAGCATTCCCGGCGACCAGCTGGTGGTGCCCTGGGTGGGCATAAAGTTCTCCACCAAGGGAGACGAGATTGGCCAGAACGTGTTGGGCGGCGGCCTCATCGGCCAGTACCAGAAGCAAAAGGACGGCAAGATCGGCCTGGAGGTGGTCTATCCCTTTGATATCGCCACCGCGCCCATGGTCTATCCCTTCCCGGGCTACTAG
- the pxpB gene encoding 5-oxoprolinase subunit PxpB — protein MPQELVAKAQGEAALLVYLGQGIDFALNCRVRELARRLGERPLPGVREVLAAYHCLQVQFDPRITEHREMAAWVRAEHRSMPAGQPRPGRRLELPVVYGGEAGPDLDYVARRTGLPPQEVIRRHGAVDHPCYVMGFTPGFPYLGGLDPALNVPRMDSPRLDNPPGSVALAGGQTGVYPLGGPGGWWVIGRTPWLMYDPRRDPATLMEAGDLVRFTPSRETSFPDPPPLSLGWEQRSREVLEVLAPGAFTTVQDAGRWGHQFRGVPVSGAYDQTALAWANLLVGNDPGDAALEITLLGPRLKVLRPVVAAVAGCDLGLSIDGKPAPSHQALSLDAGQVLGFRGPRRGGARAVLALSGGVASERLLDSRSTYLLGRMGAPLAKGQVVRVSPGPLPPAGPIGPALEEPGEVLTLRVVPGPNQEFFSAPGLENFYGAAWELTAQADRRGARLEGPPLEFAPGSPASLVSEPNTPGVIQVPHGGKPIIMLREQTVGGYPKVGTVFGPDLDRLARAQSGQSIRFVAISAEQAVAEARRLDREFQEQRARLGR, from the coding sequence GTGCCGCAAGAACTTGTCGCCAAGGCCCAGGGCGAGGCCGCCCTGCTGGTCTACCTGGGCCAGGGCATCGACTTCGCGCTGAACTGCCGGGTGCGGGAGTTGGCCCGGCGGCTGGGCGAGAGGCCCTTGCCCGGCGTGCGCGAGGTCTTGGCCGCCTATCACTGCCTGCAGGTTCAGTTCGATCCCCGGATAACCGAGCACCGGGAGATGGCCGCCTGGGTGCGCGCCGAGCACCGCTCCATGCCCGCTGGCCAACCCCGGCCCGGCAGGCGCCTGGAACTGCCGGTGGTCTACGGCGGTGAGGCGGGGCCGGACCTGGACTACGTGGCCCGGCGCACCGGCCTGCCCCCCCAGGAGGTGATCCGGCGCCATGGCGCGGTGGACCATCCCTGCTACGTCATGGGTTTCACCCCCGGCTTTCCCTATCTGGGCGGCCTGGACCCGGCCCTCAATGTGCCGCGCATGGACTCGCCGCGCCTGGACAACCCACCCGGCTCGGTGGCCCTGGCCGGGGGCCAGACCGGGGTGTACCCCCTAGGCGGCCCCGGCGGCTGGTGGGTCATCGGCCGCACCCCCTGGCTGATGTACGATCCGCGCCGCGACCCGGCCACCCTCATGGAGGCCGGAGATCTGGTGCGCTTCACCCCCAGCCGCGAGACCAGCTTCCCCGACCCGCCGCCCCTGAGCCTGGGCTGGGAGCAGCGGAGCCGGGAGGTTCTGGAGGTGCTGGCTCCGGGGGCCTTCACCACGGTGCAGGACGCCGGCCGCTGGGGACATCAGTTCCGGGGCGTGCCGGTGTCCGGGGCCTACGACCAGACCGCCCTGGCCTGGGCCAATCTTCTGGTGGGCAACGACCCCGGCGACGCGGCCCTGGAGATAACCCTCCTGGGCCCACGCCTCAAGGTGTTGCGGCCGGTGGTGGCCGCGGTGGCGGGATGCGATTTGGGCCTGAGTATCGACGGCAAGCCCGCGCCCTCCCACCAGGCCCTGTCTTTGGACGCGGGCCAGGTGCTGGGCTTCCGAGGCCCCCGCCGGGGAGGAGCCCGGGCGGTGCTGGCCCTGTCCGGGGGAGTGGCCAGCGAGAGGCTGCTGGACAGCCGCTCCACCTATCTTTTGGGCCGCATGGGCGCGCCCCTGGCCAAGGGCCAGGTGGTGCGGGTCTCCCCCGGCCCCCTGCCCCCGGCCGGTCCGATCGGCCCCGCCCTGGAGGAGCCGGGGGAGGTGCTCACCCTGCGGGTGGTGCCCGGCCCCAACCAGGAGTTCTTCTCCGCCCCGGGGCTCGAGAATTTCTACGGCGCCGCCTGGGAGCTTACCGCCCAGGCCGACCGCCGGGGGGCCCGCCTGGAAGGCCCGCCCCTGGAGTTCGCGCCGGGCAGCCCCGCCTCCCTGGTCAGCGAGCCCAACACTCCCGGAGTCATCCAGGTGCCCCACGGCGGCAAGCCCATCATCATGCTGCGCGAGCAGACCGTGGGCGGCTACCCCAAGGTCGGCACGGTGTTCGGCCCGGACCTGGACCGTCTGGCCCGGGCCCAGAGCGGTCAGAGCATCCGCTTCGTGGCCATCTCGGCCGAGCAGGCGGTGGCCGAGGCCCGGCGTCTGGACCGGGAGTTTCAGGAGCAACGCGCCCGCCTGGGCCGCTGA
- a CDS encoding putative hydro-lyase, whose amino-acid sequence MLNIDTTSPRQVRAAIARGEITGNTAAFCPGYAQANLVILPKEWAFDFLLFGLRNKQACPILEVLDPGDPISKVIAPGADVRDELPRYRLWRDGELVEEPTGIHHLWRDDLVSFYLGCSFSFDDALKAAGLPVRHQQMGVNVPMYRTKLPAASAGRLHGPLVVSMRPMLPEQVDKAREVSAAFAEAHGAPVHAGDPAAIGIADLESPEYGDAVRLEPGEVPVFWACGVTPQAAVAASRVEMAITHAPGHMFISDIKAEDLGGKSLVTCG is encoded by the coding sequence ATGTTGAACATCGATACTACCTCGCCCCGCCAAGTTCGCGCCGCCATAGCCCGCGGAGAGATAACCGGCAACACCGCCGCTTTTTGTCCTGGTTACGCCCAGGCCAACCTGGTGATATTGCCCAAGGAATGGGCTTTCGACTTTCTGCTGTTCGGCCTGCGCAACAAGCAGGCCTGCCCCATTCTCGAGGTGTTGGACCCCGGCGACCCCATCAGCAAGGTGATCGCTCCCGGAGCCGACGTGCGCGACGAGCTGCCCCGCTACCGCCTGTGGCGCGACGGCGAGCTGGTGGAGGAGCCCACCGGCATCCACCATCTGTGGCGCGACGACCTGGTGAGCTTCTACCTGGGGTGCAGCTTCAGCTTTGACGACGCCCTGAAGGCCGCCGGTCTGCCGGTGCGCCACCAGCAGATGGGGGTAAACGTGCCCATGTATCGCACCAAGCTGCCCGCCGCCTCGGCGGGGCGCCTGCACGGCCCGCTGGTGGTCTCCATGCGCCCCATGCTGCCGGAGCAGGTGGACAAGGCCCGCGAGGTCTCGGCCGCCTTTGCCGAGGCCCACGGCGCTCCGGTGCACGCCGGCGACCCGGCGGCCATCGGCATCGCCGACCTGGAGAGCCCCGAGTACGGCGACGCGGTGCGCCTGGAGCCCGGCGAGGTGCCGGTGTTCTGGGCCTGCGGGGTCACCCCCCAGGCGGCGGTGGCGGCCAGCCGGGTGGAGATGGCCATCACCCACGCGCCGGGGCACATGTTCATAAGCGATATAAAAGCCGAAGATCTCGGCGGCAAGTCCCTGGTGACCTGCGGCTGA
- a CDS encoding ABC transporter ATP-binding protein encodes MLEVKGITVRYSGLPVMRDLSINVRLNQTVGVVGANGAGKSTLLKAIMGAVKLSAGEIRFAGQRIDRLRTEEIVRRGVIYVPEGRRLFGPLSVEDNLLLGAYTVADEAAKRRNLEHVYELFPRLAERKKQAVGSMSGGEQQMAAIGRGLMSKPKLLMLDEPSLGLAPLMVSEVFETVRRLQAEGETTVLLVEQNVLEALELSDWAYILQTGSIRQEGPAKELLASDEVRRAFLGL; translated from the coding sequence ATGCTTGAGGTCAAGGGCATCACCGTCCGCTATTCCGGCCTGCCGGTGATGCGCGATCTGTCCATAAACGTGCGGCTCAACCAGACCGTGGGCGTGGTGGGGGCCAACGGGGCGGGCAAGAGCACCCTGCTCAAGGCCATCATGGGCGCGGTGAAGCTCTCAGCCGGGGAGATCCGCTTCGCCGGCCAACGCATCGACCGTCTGCGCACCGAGGAGATCGTGCGCCGGGGGGTGATCTACGTGCCCGAGGGGCGGCGGCTCTTCGGCCCCCTGAGCGTGGAGGACAACCTCCTGCTGGGGGCCTACACCGTGGCCGACGAGGCGGCCAAGCGGCGCAACCTGGAGCACGTTTACGAGCTGTTCCCCCGCCTGGCCGAGCGCAAGAAACAGGCGGTGGGCTCCATGAGCGGCGGCGAGCAGCAGATGGCGGCCATTGGGCGCGGCCTGATGAGCAAGCCCAAGCTGCTGATGCTAGACGAGCCCAGCCTGGGCCTGGCCCCGCTCATGGTTTCCGAGGTGTTCGAGACGGTGCGCCGCCTGCAGGCCGAGGGCGAGACCACGGTGCTGTTGGTGGAGCAGAACGTTTTGGAGGCCCTGGAGCTTTCCGACTGGGCCTATATCCTGCAAACCGGCAGCATCCGTCAAGAGGGGCCGGCCAAGGAGCTGCTGGCCTCCGACGAGGTGCGCCGGGCCTTTCTGGGCCTGTAA
- a CDS encoding branched-chain amino acid ABC transporter permease: protein MEAIKNAFDFGDLPRSELGLAAAALAFLLWFPAMPHSSFGMATMIQFLMFSLYGMGWNLIGGYGGQVDLGKAQYVGIGAYTTAVMMIRWDVPFWFSMPVGMGLAVCWSFIIGYPLFRLKGHYFAIATIATSLVLKDLFEVWDFVGGARGLEIPLKGDFPNWLYLQFREDYYYYYILLVMFLLGLVYMNGFRHSRLGYQLRAIKDNEHVARSLGIDVHWSKIKAYATATAYVAMVGSFHACYNFNIEPEDTMSLDLSVLIALMAMLGGAGSIWGPIIGAAILVPMKNYLGSWLGGQAGLAGMDLALYGLIIMVIAAAQPRGVYGIVEAMRARRR, encoded by the coding sequence ATGGAAGCAATAAAAAACGCCTTCGATTTCGGAGATCTGCCCCGTAGCGAGCTGGGCCTGGCCGCTGCGGCCCTGGCCTTTTTGCTGTGGTTCCCGGCCATGCCCCACTCCAGCTTCGGCATGGCCACCATGATCCAGTTCCTCATGTTCAGCCTCTACGGCATGGGTTGGAACCTCATCGGCGGCTACGGCGGCCAGGTGGATTTGGGCAAGGCCCAATACGTGGGCATCGGGGCCTACACCACGGCGGTGATGATGATCCGCTGGGACGTGCCTTTCTGGTTTTCCATGCCCGTGGGCATGGGCCTGGCCGTGTGTTGGTCCTTCATCATCGGCTACCCCCTGTTTAGGCTCAAGGGCCACTACTTCGCCATCGCCACCATCGCCACCAGCCTGGTGCTCAAGGATCTGTTCGAGGTGTGGGACTTCGTGGGCGGGGCCAGGGGCCTGGAAATCCCCCTCAAGGGCGACTTCCCCAACTGGCTCTACCTCCAGTTCCGCGAGGATTACTACTACTACTACATCCTGCTGGTCATGTTCCTGCTGGGCCTGGTGTACATGAACGGCTTCAGGCATTCGCGCCTGGGCTACCAGCTTCGGGCCATCAAGGACAACGAGCACGTGGCCCGCAGCCTGGGCATCGACGTGCACTGGTCCAAGATCAAGGCCTACGCCACGGCCACGGCCTACGTGGCCATGGTGGGCTCCTTCCACGCCTGCTACAACTTCAACATCGAACCCGAGGACACCATGAGCCTGGACCTGTCGGTGCTCATCGCCCTGATGGCCATGCTGGGCGGGGCGGGTTCCATCTGGGGGCCCATCATCGGCGCGGCCATCCTGGTGCCCATGAAAAACTACCTGGGCTCCTGGCTGGGGGGCCAGGCGGGCCTGGCGGGCATGGACCTGGCCCTGTACGGCCTGATCATCATGGTCATCGCCGCCGCCCAACCGCGCGGCGTATACGGCATCGTGGAAGCGATGCGGGCGCGGCGGAGGTAG
- a CDS encoding LamB/YcsF family protein, with the protein MDLNCDMGESFGDYCLGCDDEVIRYITSANLACGFHASDPQVMDRTVRLCAENGVAVGAHPGYPDLRGFGRRNLDSTPDEVRSDVLYQTGALAGIAKAHGVALQHVKPHGALYNTAAAHPATARAIAEAVAAYDPGLILVTLAGPAGETFRSIAAEMGLTVASEAFADRAYTAEGRLVPRGTQGAVIHDPEVVAARCVRMATEGVVESIDGKRVELKADTICVHGDNPSAVALVKALGHALTQAGVELKAMGRAA; encoded by the coding sequence ATGGACCTCAACTGCGACATGGGTGAGAGCTTCGGCGACTACTGCCTGGGTTGCGACGACGAAGTCATCCGTTACATCACCAGCGCCAACCTGGCTTGCGGTTTTCACGCCTCCGACCCCCAGGTCATGGACCGCACCGTGCGCCTGTGCGCCGAAAACGGTGTGGCGGTGGGAGCCCACCCCGGCTACCCCGACCTGCGCGGTTTCGGCAGACGCAACCTGGACTCCACTCCGGATGAGGTGCGCAGCGACGTGCTCTACCAGACCGGGGCCCTGGCGGGAATCGCCAAGGCCCACGGGGTGGCCCTGCAGCACGTGAAGCCCCACGGCGCGCTCTACAACACCGCCGCGGCCCATCCGGCCACGGCCCGGGCCATCGCCGAGGCGGTGGCCGCCTACGACCCCGGCCTGATCCTGGTGACCCTGGCCGGACCGGCGGGCGAGACCTTCCGCTCCATCGCCGCCGAAATGGGCCTCACCGTGGCCAGCGAGGCCTTTGCCGACCGCGCCTACACCGCCGAGGGCCGCCTGGTGCCCCGGGGCACCCAGGGCGCGGTGATCCACGACCCCGAGGTGGTGGCCGCCCGCTGCGTGCGCATGGCCACCGAGGGGGTGGTGGAGAGCATCGACGGCAAGCGGGTCGAGCTCAAGGCCGACACCATCTGCGTGCACGGCGACAACCCCAGCGCGGTGGCCTTGGTCAAGGCCCTGGGCCACGCCCTCACCCAGGCCGGGGTGGAGCTCAAGGCCATGGGCCGGGCCGCTTAA